One stretch of Pradoshia sp. D12 DNA includes these proteins:
- the rsmA gene encoding 16S rRNA (adenine(1518)-N(6)/adenine(1519)-N(6))-dimethyltransferase RsmA, whose amino-acid sequence MNKDIATPIKTREILDKYGFSFKKSLGQNFLIDTNILRNIVHHSGVHSESGAIEIGPGIGALTEQLAKNCKKVVAFEIDQRLLPILKDTLSAYDNIQVIHEDILKADVAKVIKEEFTGQVDDLHIVANLPYYVTTPIIMKLLEERLPLESITVMLQKEVADRMAAAPGTKEYGSLSIAVQYYTTAAVAMIVPKTVFVPQPNVDSAVIHLKVRDKPAVEVEDEGFFFEITRASFAQRRKTILNNLVSQLPDGKARKELILQGLEAAGIDPIRRGETLSLQEFADLSNALKPHFK is encoded by the coding sequence ATGAATAAAGATATTGCAACCCCAATTAAAACAAGAGAAATACTGGATAAATATGGATTCTCCTTTAAGAAGAGTCTTGGCCAGAACTTCTTAATTGATACAAACATACTACGAAATATTGTTCACCATTCGGGTGTTCACTCAGAGAGCGGAGCAATAGAAATTGGGCCGGGTATTGGCGCGTTGACAGAACAATTAGCAAAGAACTGTAAGAAAGTTGTAGCCTTTGAAATAGATCAACGCCTTTTGCCGATCTTAAAAGATACTCTTTCAGCTTATGATAATATCCAAGTTATTCACGAGGATATACTGAAAGCAGACGTAGCAAAAGTGATTAAGGAGGAGTTTACTGGTCAGGTAGATGATCTTCATATTGTAGCGAACTTGCCATATTACGTTACTACGCCGATTATCATGAAACTACTTGAAGAACGTCTGCCCCTTGAAAGCATAACGGTTATGCTTCAAAAAGAAGTTGCTGATCGTATGGCAGCAGCTCCAGGAACGAAAGAATATGGGTCATTGTCGATTGCAGTCCAGTATTACACAACAGCTGCAGTAGCCATGATTGTACCGAAAACGGTATTTGTGCCGCAGCCTAATGTAGATTCTGCTGTTATCCATCTAAAGGTCAGAGATAAACCGGCTGTAGAGGTTGAAGACGAAGGTTTCTTTTTTGAAATTACGAGGGCAAGTTTTGCTCAAAGAAGAAAAACGATTTTAAATAACTTAGTTTCCCAGCTTCCTGATGGAAAAGCAAGAAAGGAACTGATTCTCCAAGGGCTGGAAGCTGCGGGTATAGATCCGATTAGAAGAGGAGAGACATTATCTCTGCAAGAGTTTGCCGATTTGAGTAATGCTCTTAAACCTCATTTTAAATAA
- the yabG gene encoding sporulation peptidase YabG, with product MIKVNDIVGRKSYDCDIYFRVIDILEHDGGKIAIIFGEDIRLEADAPLSDLKVIGEDERATRNMYTDTLVNQSNHLISQEFERLRHKKEYEVTDGYRQPIDYFQIPGKVLHLDGDPSYLEKCLTLYKRIGIPVHGEHCKEREMPYKVGELLDQYRPDILVITGHDSYSKSKGAINDINAYRHSKDFVMAVKEARKKIHHLDHLVIFAGACQSHFESLIVAGANFASSPSRVNIHALDPVYIVGKISLTPFMDHVNVWEVLRNTLTGEKGLGGVESKGVLRIGMPYHTNEAKEKLETDD from the coding sequence ATGATAAAGGTTAATGATATAGTTGGTCGGAAATCGTATGATTGCGATATCTATTTTCGTGTTATAGATATTTTGGAGCATGATGGCGGAAAAATTGCGATCATATTTGGTGAAGATATACGTTTGGAAGCAGATGCACCCCTCTCGGATCTAAAAGTAATAGGCGAAGATGAGAGAGCTACAAGAAATATGTATACAGATACTTTGGTGAATCAATCAAATCATCTTATATCACAGGAATTTGAGCGATTGCGTCATAAAAAAGAATATGAAGTCACAGATGGGTACCGACAGCCTATTGATTATTTTCAAATCCCTGGAAAGGTGCTGCATCTTGATGGAGATCCTAGTTATTTGGAGAAATGCCTGACCCTTTATAAGCGCATTGGAATTCCTGTACACGGAGAACATTGTAAGGAGCGTGAAATGCCTTATAAGGTTGGAGAATTATTGGATCAATACAGGCCTGATATCCTTGTCATCACAGGCCATGATTCCTATTCGAAGTCTAAAGGAGCCATTAATGATATAAATGCATATAGGCATTCAAAGGACTTCGTAATGGCCGTCAAGGAGGCTAGGAAAAAAATTCACCATTTGGACCATTTAGTTATCTTTGCAGGTGCTTGCCAATCTCATTTTGAATCATTAATCGTTGCTGGTGCTAATTTTGCCAGTTCTCCTTCCCGTGTGAATATCCATGCATTAGATCCGGTTTATATTGTTGGAAAGATAAGTCTTACGCCTTTTATGGATCATGTGAATGTATGGGAGGTTCTTCGTAATACTTTAACGGGTGAGAAAGGGCTTGGAGGAGTTGAATCGAAGGGTGTTCTTAGAATCGGAATGCCTTATCATACAAACGAGGCGAAGGAAAAGCTTGAAACAGATGACTGA
- the veg gene encoding biofilm formation stimulator Veg: MPKSLNDIKQILDSHLGQKLLLKANGGRRKTIERSGVLAETYPSVFVVELDQDENSFERVSYSYADVLTETVELTFTEETSGKMA, translated from the coding sequence ATGCCAAAAAGTTTGAATGATATTAAACAGATTTTGGATTCCCATTTGGGACAGAAGTTGCTACTCAAAGCGAATGGCGGTAGAAGAAAAACTATCGAACGTTCAGGTGTATTAGCTGAAACTTATCCCTCAGTATTCGTTGTCGAATTAGATCAGGATGAGAACTCTTTTGAAAGAGTTTCATACAGCTATGCAGATGTATTAACAGAAACGGTAGAATTAACATTTACTGAAGAGACATCAGGAAAAATGGCGTAA
- a CDS encoding small, acid-soluble spore protein, alpha/beta type, producing the protein MSEKFKEELAKELGFWDVVQKEGWGGIRAVDAGNMVKRAIEIAEQQLANRS; encoded by the coding sequence ATGTCTGAAAAGTTTAAAGAAGAGCTTGCTAAGGAACTTGGTTTCTGGGATGTAGTGCAGAAAGAAGGATGGGGCGGAATTAGAGCCGTTGATGCAGGGAATATGGTGAAAAGGGCAATTGAAATAGCAGAGCAGCAATTAGCCAATCGATCATAA
- the ispE gene encoding 4-(cytidine 5'-diphospho)-2-C-methyl-D-erythritol kinase — MKWMEKAPAKINLALDVLYKREDGFHEVEMVMTNVDLADRIELMELNNNTIKINSHNRYVPDDSRNLAYQAAALLKKKYEINTGIEITIDKHIPVAAGLAGGSSDAAATLRGLNRIWNLGLSMDQLAELGAEIGSDVSFCVHGGTAIARGRGERIEHLPAPPNCWVVLAKPTIGVSTADVYRNLKINELAHPNINSMVESIYNQNYEAMCQSMGNVLESVTLKMYPEVKMIKEQMSRFGADAVLMSGSGPTVFGLVEHDSRMQRIYNGLMGFCEHVYAVRLLGNRLDIE, encoded by the coding sequence ATGAAATGGATGGAGAAAGCACCTGCTAAGATTAACTTGGCACTGGATGTTTTATATAAAAGGGAAGATGGCTTCCATGAAGTTGAAATGGTTATGACGAATGTCGATTTAGCAGATCGGATCGAACTGATGGAACTAAATAACAATACCATAAAAATTAACTCGCATAACCGCTATGTGCCGGATGATAGTCGGAATTTAGCTTATCAGGCAGCAGCATTATTGAAAAAGAAATACGAGATTAATACAGGTATTGAAATAACCATTGATAAACATATCCCTGTGGCAGCAGGTCTTGCAGGTGGCAGCAGTGATGCTGCAGCAACATTAAGAGGGTTAAACCGCATTTGGAACCTTGGCCTTTCTATGGACCAGCTTGCAGAGCTTGGAGCTGAGATAGGATCAGATGTATCATTTTGTGTGCATGGTGGTACAGCAATCGCAAGAGGCAGGGGAGAAAGAATTGAGCATTTGCCAGCACCTCCAAACTGCTGGGTAGTTTTGGCGAAGCCGACAATAGGGGTATCTACAGCAGATGTCTATCGTAATTTGAAGATAAATGAATTGGCACACCCTAATATAAATTCAATGGTAGAGTCTATATATAATCAAAATTATGAGGCTATGTGTCAAAGTATGGGAAACGTTTTAGAGAGTGTAACGTTAAAAATGTATCCTGAAGTGAAAATGATTAAGGAACAAATGAGCAGGTTCGGAGCTGACGCTGTGTTAATGAGTGGAAGCGGACCTACAGTATTTGGCTTGGTTGAACATGATTCACGTATGCAAAGGATTTATAATGGGTTAATGGGTTTTTGTGAACATGTTTATGCAGTTCGCCTGCTTGGAAACAGGCTGGATATTGAATAA
- the purR gene encoding pur operon repressor, with translation MKLRRSERLVDMTTYLMDHPSTLIPLSFFSERYQSAKSSISEDLVIIKQTLEAMGNGTLVTVPGAAGGVKYIIGVSMEESDQIIKDLCALMETPERLLPGGYLYMTDILGQPKIIGNVGKLIASHYANQNIDVVMTVATKGIPLAYSVAHYLNVPVVIVRRDSLVTEGPTLSINYVSGSNKRIQTMVLSKKSLKRDSKVLIVDDFMKAGGTVNGMINLIEEFDANVAGIAVLVEAENSEERLVDEYLSLIKLTDVNMKDKTIKVNKGNFFRSK, from the coding sequence ATGAAATTGCGCAGAAGTGAACGTCTTGTAGATATGACAACCTATTTGATGGATCATCCCTCCACCCTTATTCCACTATCCTTTTTCTCAGAAAGATATCAATCTGCGAAATCTTCTATCAGTGAGGATCTCGTGATTATTAAACAGACCTTGGAAGCAATGGGGAATGGAACGTTGGTTACTGTCCCTGGAGCGGCAGGCGGAGTAAAGTATATTATTGGCGTGAGTATGGAGGAATCTGACCAAATCATCAAGGATTTATGTGCTTTGATGGAGACACCGGAAAGGCTGTTACCAGGCGGCTACCTTTATATGACGGATATTTTGGGTCAGCCAAAAATAATTGGTAACGTAGGAAAACTAATTGCCTCACATTATGCAAACCAAAATATTGACGTTGTTATGACAGTAGCAACAAAAGGTATTCCTTTAGCATATTCAGTAGCTCACTATTTAAATGTTCCGGTGGTTATTGTCAGAAGAGATTCATTAGTAACAGAAGGCCCGACATTAAGCATTAATTATGTGTCAGGCTCAAATAAAAGAATTCAAACAATGGTCTTGTCGAAGAAAAGTCTTAAAAGGGATTCGAAGGTTTTGATTGTGGATGACTTCATGAAAGCCGGCGGAACCGTAAACGGTATGATTAACTTAATTGAGGAATTTGATGCAAATGTAGCAGGGATTGCTGTGTTAGTTGAAGCTGAAAATTCTGAGGAGCGTCTTGTCGATGAGTACCTATCTTTGATTAAATTGACGGATGTAAATATGAAGGATAAAACAATTAAGGTAAATAAAGGTAATTTCTTCCGATCTAAGTAG
- the spoVG gene encoding septation regulator SpoVG produces MEVTDVRLRRVNTDGRMRAIASITLDNEFVVHDIRVIDGNNGLFVAMPSKRTPDGEFRDIAHPINSGTRGKIQEAVLAEYHRIGEMEEVELEGAGAS; encoded by the coding sequence ATGGAAGTGACTGACGTAAGATTACGCCGCGTCAATACAGATGGTAGAATGAGGGCGATTGCATCCATTACTTTGGATAATGAATTTGTTGTTCATGATATTCGAGTTATAGATGGGAATAATGGCCTGTTTGTGGCAATGCCAAGCAAACGCACACCAGATGGAGAGTTCCGTGATATCGCTCATCCAATCAATTCTGGAACGCGCGGTAAAATCCAGGAAGCTGTTCTTGCCGAGTATCACCGTATTGGTGAAATGGAAGAGGTAGAGTTAGAAGGAGCAGGAGCATCTTAA
- the glmU gene encoding bifunctional UDP-N-acetylglucosamine diphosphorylase/glucosamine-1-phosphate N-acetyltransferase GlmU: protein MTNRNAVILAAGKGTRMKSSLYKVLHPVCGKPMVEHVIDNVSSIKAEKIVTIIGHGAEEVKSVLKDKTEYALQAEQLGTAHAVMQAQDLLGSEEGTTLVICGDTPLITAETLDALLNLHAEQKAKATILTARTTNPAGYGRIVRNKEGLVEKIVEHKDATEEELLIEEINTGTYCFDNKLLFDCLKNVSNHNAQGEYYLPDVIEILKKQGEIISAYETPDFAETLGINDRVALSQAETYMKRRINEQHMRNGVTIVDPENTYIHKDVQIGTDSYIYPGTTITGHTVIGSGCKIGPNTEIENCNIGDNTVIRQSVAHDSQIGSEVQIGPFAHIRPQSNIMDDVKIGNFVEIKKTTFGKGSKASHLSYLGDAIVGEGVNVGCGSITVNYDGKNKFLTTIEDGAFIGCNSNLVAPVTVGKGAYVAAGSTITKDVPGEALSVARARQVNKENYVGKLNLKK, encoded by the coding sequence ATGACGAACCGAAATGCTGTAATACTAGCTGCGGGAAAAGGGACGAGAATGAAATCCAGCTTATATAAAGTATTACATCCCGTATGCGGCAAGCCGATGGTAGAACATGTTATAGATAACGTATCATCCATTAAGGCGGAGAAAATTGTAACGATTATTGGTCATGGCGCTGAAGAGGTTAAGTCAGTCTTAAAGGACAAGACTGAATATGCACTGCAAGCAGAACAATTAGGAACTGCCCATGCGGTTATGCAAGCACAGGACCTACTTGGTAGTGAAGAAGGCACAACTCTTGTGATTTGCGGAGATACACCTCTTATTACAGCAGAAACGTTAGATGCATTATTAAATCTGCATGCTGAGCAAAAAGCAAAAGCTACAATCCTCACGGCACGAACAACCAATCCTGCTGGTTATGGTCGTATCGTGCGAAACAAAGAGGGCTTGGTTGAGAAAATTGTAGAACATAAAGATGCAACTGAAGAAGAATTGCTTATTGAAGAGATTAACACTGGCACTTACTGTTTTGATAATAAGCTCTTATTTGATTGCTTAAAGAATGTTTCTAATCATAATGCACAGGGTGAATACTATTTACCGGATGTTATTGAGATACTAAAGAAACAGGGAGAAATTATTTCTGCATATGAGACACCTGATTTTGCAGAAACGCTAGGTATTAATGATCGAGTAGCACTGTCTCAGGCAGAAACATATATGAAGCGTCGTATTAATGAACAGCATATGCGTAATGGAGTCACTATTGTAGATCCAGAAAACACATATATCCATAAGGATGTACAAATAGGAACGGACTCATATATATATCCAGGTACGACTATTACTGGTCATACAGTAATAGGAAGCGGCTGTAAAATAGGGCCGAATACGGAAATCGAAAATTGTAATATCGGAGATAATACGGTTATTCGCCAATCGGTTGCACATGATAGCCAAATTGGATCTGAGGTTCAAATAGGACCTTTCGCCCACATTCGTCCTCAATCCAATATTATGGACGATGTTAAAATTGGGAACTTTGTTGAAATCAAAAAAACCACCTTTGGTAAAGGAAGCAAGGCATCTCATTTAAGTTACTTAGGAGATGCAATTGTTGGAGAAGGTGTAAATGTTGGATGCGGAAGCATCACGGTAAATTATGATGGTAAAAATAAATTCCTGACTACGATTGAAGACGGAGCTTTTATCGGTTGTAACTCGAACCTGGTTGCTCCTGTAACTGTAGGCAAGGGAGCATATGTTGCCGCTGGTTCAACGATTACGAAAGATGTTCCAGGTGAGGCATTATCAGTTGCCCGTGCACGTCAGGTAAACAAAGAAAATTATGTAGGCAAGTTAAATCTTAAAAAATAG